CTGACTGGTTGGTGTCGTATCGGTCATTGGTAGTCCTCTATTCGTCGGGCCGGCTCCATACCTCGGCATGGCGCGCGGTGCTATGAATCGAAGAATAGGGAAAAACCATATCCGGGCACCAGGTGGTGTTTACCTGCAGGAACAATCGTTCTGTCCTATGGGTCGATCCGGCACCTTCAGCGAAGCGATCAGGAGCGAGCGCCAGCCACCATTTCGGAGGCCACCCGCATTAGTTCGGCAGCCGCGGGGGCCAGCGTCGAATCACGGCCTTTGATCGCGGCGATGGTATCGAAGAGTTGCGGGTCGAATGATGCGGTGTGCAGGTCCGCCGGGAAGCCATCGCGCGAGGCGATGGACCGGGAGACTAAGGTCTCCCCCACGCCCCTTCTGACGAGCTCAAGCGCAGCATCCACCATCTCCACCTCCACCACCGGTTCCAAACACAGCCCTTTCGCCTGGGCCCGCTCGGCCAGCTGGCGCCGAGTTGGATCGTTCCAGCCGTAGTGAGCGTCGTAGACGATGAGTTGGCAAGACGCGACGTGCTCGATTGTCACCGGTTTGGCGACCCGATCCGGATCCTGGCTGACCCACAGCACCTCGTCGCGCAGTAGGGGAATGACTTCCAGGCCTTCGTCGTCGATGGGCAGCACAACGATGCCGGCCTCCAGCAAACCGTCGCGGACACCAGTGGCCACCTCTGCCGAGTTCTGGCCAACGAGCCTCAGGCGCACGCCCGGATGCTCGGCCCGGAACCGGGCAATGAAATCGGGCAGGAAGTAGTAAGGGGCATTGCGCAACACACCGATCGACACCGAGCCCCCGGTCAGACCTCGCAGCGCCTGGAGGGCGGCAGATCCACCGTCCGCGCTGGCGATCGTGCGCTGCGCCCAGGGCAGCAGTTCCTCACCTGCGGCGGTCAGGTGTAACCGTCGCCCGCCGCGTACGAACAAGGCCAGGCGGTGCTCCGACTCAAGCCTGCCCACCAGCTCGGAAATCGTGGGCTGAGTGGTCTTTAGCGCCTTGGCTGCCGCGGTGAACGAGCCATGGAGCGCGGTGGCCAAGAAGGCCCGCAACTGCGGCAGTGTCATAGCCCCAGCCTATGCCAAATATAGATCATCTTCACCTTGTGCGATGGCTTCGAGCGTCAGTAGCATCGCAGTTATGCTTTATTCTCTTTCGGTCCTAGGCGGCATCGAAGGCCGTTTCCAGCACATCAAGACTCCCGGTGTTGACGCACCGGAGGCGCAGCGCGACCCGAAGGTAATTGAACGGGTCACCGAAATGCTGCTTGAGTTGGAGCGCAACGGTCTGGCTGCCGTCCGCCGCTACGCAGCCGAACTCGACCATTGGGACCGTCCAGACTTCGAGCTTGACGACAAGACGATCCGCACCAGCGGCGACCGTCTCGCCCCCGAACTGCGCGCCGCGATCGAACTCGGCTCACAGCGCACACTGGCATTCGCCCAGGCTGAGCGCGAGCGTCTTGCTGACTACAGTGTCGAACTCGCCCCTGGCTTGGTCGCCGGCGTGAGTTACGTGCCGGTTTCCCGGGTCGGCGCTTACCTGCCAGCCGGACGCTTCCCGCTCACCTCCAGCGCATTCATGACCGTCGGAGTAGCCAAGGCCGCAGGTGTTCCGGTAGTTGTCGCCTGCACCCCACCTGGGCCGGACGGTAGCGCCAACGACGCGGTGGTCTACGCCGCGCACCTGTCGAAGGTGGATCGCGTGTGGGTCCTCGGCGGCGTCCAAGCGCTCGGCGCCATGGCCTTTGGCCTGCTCGACGGACTTCCAGTCGACATGCTCGTTGGGGCGGGGAACGCCTTCGTGACGGAGGCCAAGCGACAGCTCTTTGGCACTGTGGCCATCGACCTGCTGGCCGGGCCCTCTGAGGTAGCCGTGTTGGCTGACGAGACCGCAGACCCAGTCATCGTTGCTGCCGATTTGCTCGGTCAGGCCGAGCACGGCCCCAATTCCCCGGCCGCCTTGGTCACCACGTCCTACGAGCTAGGCGTGGCCGTTGCCAACGAGGTCGAGCGTCAACTTTCGACCCTCTCCACCGCCGAAATTGCCGGACCGGCTTGGCACGATTTTGGCAGGATCACCTTCGCCGCCGACCGAGACGCGGCCATCGCGCTGATGG
Above is a window of Micrococcales bacterium DNA encoding:
- the hisD gene encoding histidinol dehydrogenase translates to MLYSLSVLGGIEGRFQHIKTPGVDAPEAQRDPKVIERVTEMLLELERNGLAAVRRYAAELDHWDRPDFELDDKTIRTSGDRLAPELRAAIELGSQRTLAFAQAERERLADYSVELAPGLVAGVSYVPVSRVGAYLPAGRFPLTSSAFMTVGVAKAAGVPVVVACTPPGPDGSANDAVVYAAHLSKVDRVWVLGGVQALGAMAFGLLDGLPVDMLVGAGNAFVTEAKRQLFGTVAIDLLAGPSEVAVLADETADPVIVAADLLGQAEHGPNSPAALVTTSYELGVAVANEVERQLSTLSTAEIAGPAWHDFGRITFAADRDAAIALMDDLAPEHLEILTTDDDYYHSRLRNYGSIFLGTWSTVAYSDKGMAGTNHVLPTAGGAKHSAGLSVSRFLKPLTYQRVTRQATPLLAPAVETISNSEQMAAHAATAQLRRERFEQ
- a CDS encoding LysR family transcriptional regulator, whose amino-acid sequence is MTLPQLRAFLATALHGSFTAAAKALKTTQPTISELVGRLESEHRLALFVRGGRRLHLTAAGEELLPWAQRTIASADGGSAALQALRGLTGGSVSIGVLRNAPYYFLPDFIARFRAEHPGVRLRLVGQNSAEVATGVRDGLLEAGIVVLPIDDEGLEVIPLLRDEVLWVSQDPDRVAKPVTIEHVASCQLIVYDAHYGWNDPTRRQLAERAQAKGLCLEPVVEVEMVDAALELVRRGVGETLVSRSIASRDGFPADLHTASFDPQLFDTIAAIKGRDSTLAPAAAELMRVASEMVAGARS